In Verrucomicrobiia bacterium, one DNA window encodes the following:
- a CDS encoding CBS domain-containing protein: protein MHTVKELLREKGNEVWTIAPKVTVYEALELMATKNIGALVVIEQGNVAGIFTERDYARKVVLKGRSSKTTTVGELMITDVLYVSPDDTIENCMALMTDKRLRHLPVMDNGRLGGIVSIGDIVRVIISEREFTIRELERYITGGHSSLA, encoded by the coding sequence ATGCACACGGTCAAGGAACTGTTGCGGGAGAAAGGTAATGAGGTCTGGACCATTGCGCCGAAGGTCACGGTGTACGAGGCGCTCGAGCTGATGGCCACGAAGAACATCGGCGCGTTGGTGGTTATCGAGCAGGGAAATGTCGCGGGGATCTTCACGGAACGCGATTACGCCCGCAAAGTCGTCCTCAAAGGCCGATCTTCCAAGACCACGACGGTGGGGGAGTTGATGATCACGGATGTCCTGTACGTCAGTCCCGACGATACAATCGAGAACTGCATGGCGCTCATGACCGACAAACGTCTGCGCCATTTGCCGGTCATGGATAACGGCCGGTTGGGTGGGATCGTTTCCATCGGCGACATTGTGCGAGTGATCATCTCCGAGCGCGAGTTCACGATCCGCGAACTCGAGCGCTACATCACCGGGGGGCACAGCTCGCTCGCGTAG